A DNA window from Pogona vitticeps strain Pit_001003342236 chromosome 2, PviZW2.1, whole genome shotgun sequence contains the following coding sequences:
- the DRD1 gene encoding D(1A) dopamine receptor, with translation MIWNNTTMDGKGLYVKKDSCFRILTGCFLSLLILSTLLGNTLVCAAVIRFRHLRSKVTNFFVISLAVSDLLVAVLVMPWKAVSEIAGFWPFGSFCNIWVAFDIMCSTASILHLCVISVDRYWAISSPFRYERKMTPKAAFIMISVAWTLSVLISFIPVQLNWHKAKTTSFLDLNASFQGVAMDNCDSSLNRMYAISSSLISFYIPVAIMIVTYTRIYRIAQKQIRRISALERAAVHAKNCQTPAGNRNSLDCQQPESSFKMSFKRETKVLKTLSVIMGVFVCCWLPFFILNCMVPFCEPAIPSGGGEPFCISSTTFDVFIWFGWANSSLNPIIYAFNADFRKAFSTLLGCYRLCPASMNAIETVSINNNGGVAFSSQLEPRGSSPKECNLVYLIPHSVICPEEDDMMKKEDEGGLAKTLEKTSPALSGILDFEADVSLEKINPITQNGQHKT, from the coding sequence ATGATTTGGAACAACACCACTATGGACGGGAAAGGGTTGTATGTGAAAAAGGATTCCTGCTTTCGAATCCTCACCGGCTGCTTCCTCTCCTTGCTGATTCTTTCCACTCTCTTGGGCAACACACTGGTCTGTGCTGCCGTCATCAGGTTTCGCCACCTGAGGTCTAAGGTGACCAACTTCTTTGTGATTTCTCTGGCGGTCTCAGACCTTTTAGTGGCGGTCTTGGTCATGCCCTGGAAAGCTGTTTCTGAGATAGCTGGATTCTGGCCGTTTGGATCATTCTGTAATATCTGGGTAGCTTTTGACATCATGTGTTCCACAGCCTCCATCTTACATCTGTGTGTCATTAGTGTGGACAGATACTGGGCCATCTCTAGCCCATTCAGGTACGAGAGGAAAATGACCCCCAAGGCAGCCTTCATCATGATCAGTGTGGCATGGACCTTATctgtgttgatttccttcatcccTGTACAACTCAACTGGCACAAGGCTAAAACCACCAGCTTTTTAGACCTCAATGCCAGCTTCCAGGGTGTAGCCATGGATAACTGTGATTCCAGCTTAAACAGGATGTATgccatctcttcctctctcatTAGCTTTTATATCCCAGTGGCCATTATGATAGTCACCTATACAAGAATATACAGGATTGCTCAAAAACAGATCCGACGCATTTCAGCCTTGGAACGGGCAGCAGTGCATGCGAAGAACTGCCAAACTCCTGCTGGTAACAGAAACAGCCTGGATTGTCAACAACCTGAAAGTTCATTCAAAATGTCCTTCAAGAGAGAAACCAAAGTCTTAAAGACTTTGTCCGTGATCATGGGGGTGTTTGTGTGCTGCTGGTTACCCTTCTTCATACTGAACTGCATGGTGCCCTTCTGTGAGCCTGCCATCCCATCTGGGGGAGGAGAACCATTTTGTATTAGTTCTACCACCTTTGATGTTTTTATATGGTTTGGATGGGCCAATTCTTCGCTCAACCCCATCATTTACGCCTTCAATGCAGATTTCCGCAAGGCATTCTCCACCCTCTTGGGATGCTACCGACTCTGTCCTGCTTCCATGAATGCCATAGAGACAGTGAGTATCAATAACAATGGGGGCGTAGCCTTTTCCAGTCAGCTGGAGCCCAGAGGGTCTAGCCCTAAAGAGTGCAATCTGGTCTATCTCATCCCACATTCCGTTATATGCCCTGAAGAGGATGACATGATGaaaaaagaagatgaaggagGACTGGCTAAGACCCTGGAGAAAACATCTCCTGCCCTATCAGGTATCTTGGATTTTGAGGCTGATGTCtctttggaaaagatcaatcCTATCACACAAAACGGTCAACATAAAACCTGA